One window of the Myxococcales bacterium genome contains the following:
- a CDS encoding TRAP transporter substrate-binding protein codes for MASLALRPVDRVKRVQASEIAVSNVRWKLPIAFGTQLPALGDNALFISERVAATSAGSLLLDVYEPGAVVPPFSIVEAVKEGKVEAGYTWLGYDQGIIPASVLFGAVPFGMEPWEYAAWWYYGGGRKLGEDIYRPLNILPIFCGLIGPESAGWFREEIRSLEDLRGLKIRFAGLGGMVMQELGASVTMLPGGEIFQALEKGAIDATEFSMPAIDERLGFDRVVPYNYFPGWHQPFSAFHLVVNIESWESLAKSQQAALQTSCTAGVINSLAKGEALQGEVIERFRANGVKIRSLSEPILRELSRTTDRVLELLRKKNPDFARVLDSQRAFSKRYSSWKRLGFLPRDF; via the coding sequence CGGTTGACCGAGTGAAACGTGTTCAGGCCTCTGAAATTGCGGTCTCCAATGTGCGGTGGAAGCTCCCGATTGCGTTCGGCACGCAACTCCCGGCCCTGGGAGACAATGCGCTCTTCATTTCCGAAAGGGTCGCGGCGACGAGCGCCGGCTCATTGCTGCTGGATGTTTACGAACCTGGGGCGGTGGTGCCTCCGTTCAGCATCGTCGAAGCCGTCAAAGAGGGAAAGGTCGAGGCGGGTTATACCTGGTTGGGTTACGACCAGGGGATCATTCCCGCCTCGGTTCTGTTCGGCGCGGTTCCCTTCGGCATGGAGCCCTGGGAGTACGCGGCCTGGTGGTACTACGGTGGCGGCCGGAAGCTGGGCGAAGACATCTATCGGCCACTCAACATTCTGCCCATTTTTTGCGGCTTGATCGGACCGGAGTCCGCCGGCTGGTTTCGCGAAGAGATTCGATCCCTCGAAGATCTCCGCGGGCTGAAGATTCGCTTTGCGGGTCTCGGCGGCATGGTGATGCAGGAACTCGGCGCCTCGGTCACGATGCTGCCGGGTGGGGAGATATTTCAGGCCCTGGAGAAGGGAGCGATCGACGCCACCGAGTTTTCGATGCCCGCGATCGACGAGCGCCTCGGTTTTGATCGCGTCGTGCCCTACAACTATTTTCCGGGTTGGCATCAGCCCTTCAGCGCCTTTCATCTTGTCGTCAATATTGAGAGTTGGGAGAGCCTCGCGAAGAGTCAGCAGGCGGCGTTGCAAACCAGCTGCACTGCGGGGGTGATCAACAGCCTGGCCAAGGGTGAGGCGCTGCAGGGTGAAGTCATCGAGCGGTTTCGCGCCAACGGCGTAAAGATACGCAGCCTGTCAGAACCCATTCTGCGCGAGCTTTCCCGCACGACGGATCGCGTTCTGGAACTGCTGCGCAAGAAGAACCCAGATTTTGCCCGGGTACTCGATTCGCAGAGGGCATTCTCCAAGCGATACTCGAGTTGGAAACGTCTTGGCTTTCTGCCCAGGGATTTTTGA